The Nocardioides zeae genome includes the window GGTCGACGTGCTCGTCGTGGACCGGGGCCCCGGCGTACCGCCCCCGCAGCGGCTCCGCATGTTCGAGCCGTTCCAGCGGCTGTCCGACACCGGTGGGGGCGGCCTCGGCCTCGGCCTGGCCGTCGCGCGGGGGCTGACCGAGGCGGTGGGGGGCACCCTGGAGGCGGAGGACACGCCCGGCGGCGGGCTGACGCTCGTGCTGTCGCTGCCGCGCGCGAGCGAGGGGAGCGAGGGGAGCGAGGCATGAGCGACGGGACGAGTCCGCGGGTGCTCGTGGTCGACGACGAGCCGGCCCTGGCCCGCGCCCTCGCGATCAACCTCCGTGCGCACGGCTGGGAGGTCGTGACGGCCGCCGACGGCCGCGGGGCGCTCGAGGCCGCCGCCTCCACCCACCCGGACGTGGTGCTGCTCGACCTCGGCCTGCCGGACCTCGACGGCACCGAGGTCATCGCCGGCCTCCGCGGATGGACCTCCGTGCCCATCGTGGTGCTCTCGGCGCGCCAGCACGGCGAGGACAAGGTGGAGGCCCTCGACCTGGGGGCCGACGACTACGTGACGAAGCCGTTCGCGATGAACGAGCTGCTGGCGCGCCTGCGTGCGGCCGTCCGGCGCGGGGCCGGCCCCGCCGCGGCCCCCGACCCGGTCGTCGAGGTGGGCGACCTCGCCATCGACCTCGCCCGCAAGAAGGTGGCGCGCGGCGGCGTGGACGTGCGGCTGACGCCCACGGAGTGGGGGTTCCTCGAGGTGCTCGCCCGCAACGTCGGCCGGCTCGTCACCCGCGAGCAGGTGCTGCGGGAGGTGTGGGGGCCGGGGTACGAGCACGAGACCCACTACCTGCGTGTCTACGCGGCCCAGCTGCGCGGGAAGCTGGAGGCCGACCCGGCCCACCCGCGCCACCTGGTGACGTCGGCGGGGCTGGGGTACACGCTCGAGCCCTGACCCGCGCCGTGCCCGTCAGGGGACGAGACGCTCCTCGCCGGCGTAGACGGTGAGGCGGTCCCCGCGGGAGAAGCCCACGAGCGTGAGCCCGCTGCGGCGCGCGAGGTCGACGGCGAGAGACGACGGGGCACTGACGGCGGCGAGCACCGGGATCCCGGCCATGACGGCCTTCTGCGCGAGCTCGAACGAGGCACGGCCGCTCACCTGGAGCACGGTGCCCCGCAGCGGCAGGAGACCGGTGCGCAGGCTCCAGCCCACCACCTTGTCGACGGCGTTGTGGCGGCCGACGTCCTCGCGGACCACCAGGGAGGTGCCGTCGGCGCGGAAGAGACCGGCGGCGTGCACGCCGCCGGTGCGGTCGAAGTCGCGCTGCTCGGCGCGCAGCTTCTCCGGCAGGCTCGCCAGCAGGTCCGTGGAGATCCGCGTGTCGTCGGCGGTCAGGTCGTGGGACGACGTGGTCTCGACGGCGTCGATCGAGGCGACCCCGCAGATGCCGCAGGCGCTGGTGCCGTCGACGTGCCGCTCGCGGTGCCGCGTCGCCTCCAGGGCGGCGGGGGAGACCGCGGCGTCGACGACGTTGTAGGTCTGGAGGCCGTCGGGGCCGATCCCCGCGCAGTAGCGCAGCGCCGTCAGGTCGGTGCCCGAGCGCACGACGCCGTCGCCGACCAGGAATCCGGCGACCAGGTCGAAGTCGTCACCGGGGGTGCGCATGGTGACGGCGTAGGAGCTGCCCCCGACCCGCATCTCCAACGGCTCCTCGACGGCGAGGTGCTCCTCGCGGGTCCGGGCCGGGGCGGCCTCGCCGGGGGTGACCCGCCGTGCGCGCACCCGCTTGACCCGCTTCCCCGCCATGGACGCGAGCGTACGCCGCGCACCCGGCGAGAGCCGCCGCGGTGATTGCGGGAGGAGGTCTCGGGTGCCCCTGTAGAGCTTGGACAGAACCGGCGCATGGGCCGCACGAACGGTGGATGGTTGCCGGGTCGACGGTGCCGGAGGCGGGCTGACAGCGGGCTGTGGCGCTGTTCCCGGGGGCCGCGGCAGTGCGGGGGAGGCGGCGCGGGTGCCGGTTCTGTCCAAGCACGACAAGAGCACCCCGGACGTCCGGAGGTCGGCGGAGCCTCGACCGGGAGGTCCTGGCCGGGATGGAGCCGATCGAGGAGATGCTGCGGGCCAGTGGGCAGTACGGTCCCCGCCGGCCGGTGGCCGACGACGCCCCGTCGTCGGACCGGCTGATGGCGTTCCTCGGCCGCGATCCCGGCTGGCGCCCGTAGGCCTGCTCGCCGCCCCGACCGTCAGCGTCCGAACCGCATGGCAAACCCGTCCACGACGACGCTGCCCCGCGGTCGGGCTCCGGCCAGCCAGCCGAGCGGGCCGCCGGCGGGGGACGACCAGGTGGCGCGCGCCGGGCGCACCGACCGGGCCGTCGCCGCCACCGGTGTCCACACCGTGCGGGCGTCGGGCAGGGCCACCGTGCCTCGGGCGGCCAGCGGCAGCGACTGGGCGATCGCGGCGGGGAGGCGCAGGGGGAGCGGTACGCCGGGCGCCCGGCCCGCGCGGAACCGTGCTTCCGCGAGGGTGACGCCGTCGAGGTCGGCGCGGAGCTCGGTCGACGAGCCGTCGTCGATCCGGAACACCGCCAGCTCCTTCGGCACCCCCCACAGCTCACGCCCGCCGTCGCGCGAGGCAGGCGAGTCGACCCAGATGTCGGTGATCGCGAGACCCACCCGTCGCCCCTGCCGCACGACGACGCCGGCGAGGAGCTCGGCGTACGCCAGCTGCCCGGGCGGTCGGTAGTCCACGAACATCGTCAGCGCGAGCCGACCCACGGGGCGCACGCCGTCCGGCAGCCCGGGCAGCGGTCCCCGCAGCGACCACGCCGTGATCCAGCCGCGGCCGGTCAGGTCCCAGGGCTGCGGCGGGTAACCGGCGCTCACACCGTCTCCGCGGCGTGCGACGGCTCCGCCCGCCGCGTCGGGCCCAGCCGCAGCGCGGCGGGTGCGCCGGCGGGCACCACCGGACGACGCGGGGCGACGGGGTCGACGCGGCGGTACGGCGCGCCCAGCGCCGGGCGCGGGTCGGCCTCCCCGCGGTTCGGCCACAGCGAGACCGCCCGCTCGGCCAGGGCCGTGATGGACAGCGACGGGTTCACGCCGAGGTTGGCGCAGACCGCGGCACCGTCGATGACGTGGAGGCCGGGGTGGCCGTGCACGCGGTGGTAGGGGTCGATCACGCCCTCCTCCGCGTCGGCGCCCATCCGGCAGCCGCCGATGAAGTGGCCGGTGGTCGGCACGTCGACGAGGTCGTTCCACGCGCCCGCCGGCTCGCCGTCGACCTGCTCGGCAATCTGCCGGGCCAGCGCGTGGCCCTGCGGGATCCAGATCGGGTTCGGCTCGCCCGTGCCGGGCCGCGCGGTGAGGCGCCTGCCGGGACCGCGGCCCAGGCGTCGCCGCCGGAGGCCGGTGGTCAGCGAGTTGTCGAGCGACTGCATGACGAGCAGCACGATGGTGCGCTCCGACCAGTGGCGCGGGTCGTGGAAGGCGAGGAGCGAGCGGCGGTTGCGCCACATCTGGCGCAGCCCGACCCGCCAGCGCAGCACGCCCTCCTCGGGGTCGGCGAGGGTGGCCATGAGCAGCGCCATCGCGTTCGACCCGGGTCCGTAGCGCACCGGCTCGACGTGCGTCGACTCGTCGAGGTGGATGGAGGACGTGATGGCCACGCCCTCGCTGAAGTCCGTCGTGCCCGCACGCCCGGACCGCTTCGCGCGCACCCCCAGGATGGCCTCCGAGTTGGTGCGCGACAGCTCCCCGAGCCGGGGCGAGACGTGGGGCAGCGAGCCCGACGCGCGGAGCCGGTGGAGCAGCTTCTGGGTGCCGAGCGCGGCCGCCGAGAACACGACCTGGTCGGCCGTGAAGACGCGACCCGTGCGGACGCCGCCCGAGGGCCGGGTGGCGACGACGTACCCGCCCGTCGGCAGCGGCCGCACGTCGGTCACCGTCGTCAGCGCGTGCACCTCCGCCCCGGCCTGCTCGGCCAGGTGGAGGTAGTTCTTGACCAGGGTGTTCTTGGCGCCCACCCGGCAGCCGGTCATGCAGGAGCCGCAGTCGGTGCAGGTCGTGCGCGCCGGGCCCGCCCCGCCGAAGAACGGGTCGGGCAGGTCCTCGCCCGGTCCCACGCCGTGGTCCTCCCCGCGCAGGACGCCGACGGGCGTCGGCACGAACGAGTCCTCCACCCCGAGCGCGGCGGCCGCCTCACGCATCACCTCGTCCGAGGGCGTGCGCCGTGGGTAGGTCGTCACGCCGAGCATCCGCCGTGCCTGGTCGTAGGACGCCCGCAGCTCGTCGCGCCAGTCGGTGATGCCGGCCCAGGACGGGTCCTCGTAGAACGCGGCGGGCGGTTCGTAGAGGGTGTTGGCGTAGACGAGCGAGCCGCCGCCGACGCCCGCACCGGAGAGCACGAGCACGTCGCCCAGGAGGTCCATCCGCTGGATGCCGGACAGGCCGAGCCGTGGGGCGAACACGTAGTCCCGCACCCGCCACGACGTGGCGGCCAGCTCGTCGTCGGCGAACCGGCGCCCGGCCTCGAGCACACCCACGCGGTAGCCCTTCTCCGTCAGGCGCAGCGCGGTCACGCTGCCCCCGAAGCCCGACCCGATCACGAGCACGTCGTAGTGACCGTCGCTCATGCCTTCACCTCCTCGAAGTCGGCCGGCACGAGCGTCGCGAGCCGTCGCTGGTACTCGGCGACCGTGCCCGGCCAGTTGGTCGTGATGCGGCCGTCCCCGTCGGCGCGGTACCAGCTGGCGCAGCCCGCCCAGACGCTGCTCGCGAGCCGCTGCTGCATCTCCGCGTCGTACGTCGCCGCGGCCTCCGGCCGCACGTCGAGGCCGAGGGCGCCGCGGTCGCGTGCCTCGGCGATGCCCGCGGCGAGCTGGGCGACGTAGTCGGCCTGGGGCTCGAGCATGCCGAGGATGCTGGAGCCGCCGAGGTTGGTGTTGGGGCCGTACATGATCGCCAGCCCCGGGAACCCCGGCACAGTCACGCCGAGGTGCGCCGTGGCGCCGTCGACCCAGTGGTCCGCGAGCCGGCGACCGTCGCGCCCCGTCACCTCGAGGCCGCGGAGGAAGTCGGTCGCGGCGAAGCCCGTGCCCCAGATGACGACCTCGGCCGGGTGGTGGGTGCCGGCGTCGTCGACGACCCCGTCGGGCACGACGTGCGCCACGCCCGCGGTCACGACGTCGACGTGGGGGCGGTCGAGCGCGGCGTACCAGTCGTTGGAGAACAGCAGCCGCTTGCAGCCCAGCGGGTCGGTCGGCTCGAGCCGCGACCGCAGCCCGGGGTCCCGCACGGAGCGGCGCAGCTGCCAGCCCCACAGCCGGCGCAGCGCCCCCGGCAGGCGCGAGCCGGGGATCTCGCCCGTGAGCGCCCCGTTGAGCCACTCGCTGAGGTGCCACACCGTGCGGCGCTCGACCCTCCGCGCCAGCGCGGAGCGCACCAGCAGCGCGCGCACCGGGGCGGGGTAGGCGCCGTCGGGCTTCGGCACGACGTACGGCGCGGACCGCTGCAGCACGGTGACGCTCGCGGCCACGTCGGCGACGCGCGGGACGAACTGGATGGCGCTGGCCCCGGTCCCCACGACGACCACGCGCTTGCCGGTGAGGTCGACGTCGTGCCGCCAGGTCGCCGAGTGGAAGGCCGGGCCCGCGAAGTCGGCGAGGCCGGGGAGGTCGGGCACGACGGGCTCGCTCAGCTGCCCGACGGCCGGCACCACGAGGTCGGCCTCGAGGTGCTCGCCCGAGTCGAGCGCGACGGTCCAGCGCCCGGTCCCGTCGTCGTACGCCGCGGCCACCGCCGTCGTGCGGGTCCGGAGCAGCTCGCGGATCCCGCGCCGGTCCGCCACGTCCCGCAGGTAGGCCAGGATGTCCGGCTGCGCGGAGTAGAACCGGCGCCACCCGGGGTTGGAGTCGAACGAGAAGGAGTAGAGCGCGGAGGGCACGTCGCACGCAGCGCCCGGGTAGGTGTTGTCGCGCCACACCCCGCCGACGTCGTCCGCGCGCTCGAGCACCACCACGTCGAGGCCGGCGTCGCGCAGGCGGAGCGCGGCGGCCAGGCCCGCGAAGCCGGCGCCGATCACCACGGCGCGCAGCGGGGTCACCGCCCCGGTGCTGCCGGGACGGGCGGGGGAGGGATCGTCCATGGACCGACCGTAGGGACGCGCCGCTGTGACCTGCGAGACATTCGCGGCCAGGTGATCCAGAATTCCGGCCATGTTCTCGCCGACGGTCGCCCACGACTGGCACTTCCCGCGCTCGGCGACGGGCATCGGCGTGCTGCTGGCCTGGGCGCGGACGAACGGCATCGACCCCGCCCCGCTCCTGGTGGGCACCGGTCTCGCGCCGGACGACCTCGACGGCGCGGAGGGCGAGGTGACGGCCGACCAGGAGCTGGCCGTCGTCCGCGCGCTCCTCCGCCGCCGCCCCGACGACCCGCCGGCGCGGCTGGGCGCGGCGATCGGGTCGTCCTACCACCTGGGCTCGTTCGGCGTGTTCGGGTTCGCGATGCTGGCGAGCCCCACGCTCCTCCACGCCGTCGAGCTGGCGACCCGCTACATCGACCTCAGCTTCACCTTCGCGATCCCGCGGGCCGAGCTCGAGGGCGACGCCGCGACGGGGACGGTGCGGGTGCACGTCGACGGGGCCACCCTCCCGCCCGACGTGCGGCCGCTGCTCGTGGCCCGGGACGCCCGCGCCATCGGCACTGCGCTGCGCGAGCTCCTGCCCGACCTGCCGCTCGAGCTGCGGCTGGAGCCCGCCGACGCGCCCCGCCGCGCGGTCGTCTCCTTCCTGGCGGCCCACCTCGCCCGGCCGCTGCCGCAGGGCAACCCGCAGACGGCCGCCGCCTGCGAGCAGCTGTGCGCAGAGCTGGTCGAGCGGCGCCGCTCGCGGCGCGGCCTCGCGCAGCAGGTGCGGGTCCTGGCCGCCCAGGAGGTAGCCGGCGGGGCGTCCGCCGGCGTCGTGGCCCGTCGCCTGGGCCTGAGTGAGCGCACGCTGCGCCGGCGGCTGGCGGCGGAGGGCACGTCGTACTCCGAGCTCCTCGACGAGGTGCGCAGCGGCCTGGCCGTCGGCCTGCTCGCGACGGACCTCAGCCTCGACGAGGTCGCGCTGCGGCTGGGGTACGCCGAGGCCTCGAGCTTCATCCACGCCCACCGGCGCTGGACCGGACGGACGCCCCGTCAGGTGGCCCAGGCAGACTGAACGACATGGAATTCCGTCACCTCGGCAGCTCGGGTCTCCAGATCTCGGAGATCACCTACGGCAACTGGCTCACCCACGGCTCGCAGGTCGAGAACGACGTCGCCACCGCGTGCGTCCACCGTGCCCTCGACCTCGGCATCACCACGTTCGACACCGCCGACGTCTACGCGAACGGCAAGGCCGAGACGGTCCTCGGCGAGGCCCTCAAGGGCCAGCGGCGCGAGTCACTGGAGATCTTCACGAAGGTCTACTGGCCCGTCGGTCCCGACCCCAAGGGCAAGAACGACACGGGCCTCTCGCGCAAGCACATCCGCGAGAGCATCGACGGCTCGCTGCGCCGCCTCGGCACCGACTACGTCGACCTCTACCAGGCCCACCGCTACGACTCCTTCACGCCGCTCGAGGAGACCATGTCGGCCTTCGCGGACGTCGTGCACAGCGGCAAGGCCCACTACATCGGTGTCTCCGAGTGGACCGCCGAGCAGATCCGCTCCGCGCACGACCTCGCCACCGAGCTGCGCATCCCGCTCGTCTCGAGCCAGCCGCAGTACTCGATGCTCTGGCGCATCATCGAGGGCGAGGTCGTGCCGACCTCGGCCGAGCTGGGCATCGGCCAGATCGTCTGGTCGCCGATGGCGCAGGGCGTGCTGAGCGGCAAGTACGTGCCCGGCCAGCCCCTGCCCGAGGGCTCCCGCGCGACGGACCAGGCCGGTGGCGCGAAGATGATCCAGCGGTTCATGGCCGACGACACGCTCGCCGCGGTGCAGGACCTCAAGCCGATCGCGGAGGACCTCGGCCTCTCGATGCCCGCCCTCGCCATCGCGTGGGTGCTCCAGAACGACAACGTGTCGTCCGCGATCGTCGGCGCCTCGCGTCCCGACCAGCTCGACGACAGCGTCAAGGCCGCCGGCGTCCGCCTGCCCGAGGACGCGCTGGCGCGCATCGACGCCGCGCTGGACGGCGTCGTGACGAGCGACCCGGCGCTGGTCGCCGAGTCCACCCCGAAGCAGCGGGTGGTCTGAGGTCCGTGCCGCCGCGCCCGACCCCCGGGGCCCGCCCCACCCGCCGCGGGCTGCTGCTCACCGGCGGCGCGGGCGTGGCGGCGGTGGGCGCGGCGAGCGTCGGTGTGGCCCGGGCGCGGTCCGGGGGAGACCTCGCCGACGTGCGCGGTCGGCTCCGGATCGCCACGGGCAACCCCGGCGCCGTCTTCGACCGCTACGGCCGGGCGCTCGCGGCGGAGGTGGGCCGGGTGATGCCGGGGGTGGCGTCGACCATCGTGGGCACCGGCGGCTCGTTCGGCAACCTCCTCGCCGTGGTCGACGGCCGCGCCGAGGTCGCCTTCAGCCTGGGCGACAGCGCCCAGCAGGCCATCGCGGGCGCCGCGCCGGGCATCGAGGCGGTCGACCTCACGGCCCTGACGCGGCTCTACGACAGCTTCCTGCAGGTGCTCGTGCGCGCCGACTCCGCCATCGACGGTCTCGCGGACCTCGCCGGCCGGCGGGTCACCGCGGGGGAGGCCGACTCGGGCACGCGGGTCGTCGCCACCCGCAGCCTCGAGGCCAGCGGGGTCGACGTCGCCGCCGTCGACCTCGTCGACCTGTCGCTGCAGGACGGCGTCGCGCGCCTCGCGGACGGCGGGGTCGACGCCCTCGCCTTCGTCAGCGGGTTCCCCATCCCGGCCCTCGTGGCGCTGGGGCGCCGGGTGCCGCTGCGCGCGCTCGACGTCGGTGCCGCCGTCCCCGAGCTCGTGGACCGCTGGGGACCCCAGTACGTCGTGGGTCCGCTCCCGGCCGGTCCCTACGGCCTGCCCGCACCGGTCGCGACGGTGAGCGTCAAGACCTACCTGGTGGCACTGAACGCGCTGGCGGAGGACCTCGCCCACGGCTTCACCTCGGTCGTGTTCGACCGGCAGGAGGCGCTGGCCCGCGCCGTACCGGACGTCCGGCAGCCCACGGCCGCGGCCGGCATCTTCACGCAGCCGGTCCCGCTGCCACCCGGGGTCGCTGCGCTGGTTCCGGGAGCGGGACCGGTCGGCAACGTGACCCGCACGCGCAGCCCCGGGTCGGCGGCCTCCACCCGGGCGTGGCCGCCGGCGTCCTGAGCCCGCAGGAGCACGATCGCGAGGCCGAGGCCCGTGCCCTCGACGTCGGCGTGCCGCTCGAGCCGCCGGAACCGCGCGCCGAGCGTCGCCGCCTCGTCCGCGGCGACGCCGGGGCCGTGGTCGCGCACCGACAGCTCGACGCGGTCGCCGCGCCTCGTCAGCGCGACGTCGACGGCGGCGCCGGGGGCGTACTTGAGCGCGTTGTCGAGCAGCACGTCGAGCACGGTCGTGACGAGATCCTCCTCGAGCACGGCGGGCAGCGGCTCCCCGGCGTCCCCGGGGAGGTCGGCGTGGAGATGACCCTCGAAGAGCGGCGCCCACAGCTCGATCCGCTCGCGCACCTGGGCGGCGAGGTCGACCTGCACCGCGACCCGGTCGAACCCGCCGGCACGGCTCACCTCGATCACCGACTCCAGCGCCCGTGCGAGGCGGTCGGTCTCGGCGAGCACGGGCTCCACCTCGGGGTCGCGGGCGCTGATGGCCTCGAGGCGCAGGCGCAGGGCGGTCAACGGGTTCGCGAGCTGGTGGGACACGTCGGCGACGAGCTCGCGCTGCTGGCGCTGGGAGTGCTCGACGCTGGCGGCCATGTCGTTGAACGACTGCACCAGCCGCCGCAGCTCGGGCGGGCCCTCGATCCGACCGGCGGGCGCGGTGCGCCCGCGTGCGAGGTCGCGGGCCCGCTCCTCCAGGTCCTCGACCGGCCGCACGACCCAGCCGACGAGCGGCACCGCCACCAGCCACGCCACGAGACCCACGAACAGCACGCCGCCGAGGCCCGCCACCACCATGCGGCGGGTCACCTCCGACCGCGGCGCGGCGGTGTCCTCGACGAGCAGCACCGCGCCGAGCACCTGGGCGTCGCGGCCGATCGGCGTGGCGACGACCATCGGCTCGTCGTTCCAGGGCCACAGGGGGTCCGGTGGGGAGGTCGGCGCCCCGCCCAGCGCGCGTCGGACGGCACCGTCCACGCCGGGCACGTCGGTCGGGAGGTCGGCCCCGGGCGGGGCCACCACCGTGCCGTCGGTGTCGAGGAGGAAGGTGCGGGTGGTCGTGGTGACGGCGTCGAACCGGGCCAGGTCCGCGGCCAGCAGGGCGGGGTCGCTGTCGAGGCCGGGCGCCCCGGCGAGCGTGGCGAACCGGGTGGCGGCCGCCAGGCGCTCCTCGTGGAGGCGCACGGCGCGCTCCTCGGCGTACGCCGCGACGAGCGGCACCACGAGCGCCGCGAGCACGGCCAGGGTGACGCTGAGGCTGAGGGCCAGCAGGCGACGTCTCACGGACCCGTCCCGGGAGCGTCACCCGGAGCGTCACCCGGAGCGGGCCGGACGAGCCGGTAGCCCACGCCGCGGACCGTCTCGATCCGCGCGCCCTCGGCGAGCTTGGCGCGGAGCGCCGCCACGTGGACGTCGAGGGTGCGGGAGGCGCCGACCCAGGTGGTGTCCCACACCTCCTCCATGAGTGCGGCGCGGCTGACCGGCTCGCCGGGGGTGCGGGCCAGCGCGGCGAGGAGCTCGGACTCCTTCGCGGTGAGGGGGACGACCGCGCCGTCCGGCAGGTGCACCTCGCGGGCGGTGCGGTCGTGGACGAAGCCCGGGTCGGCGGCCGGCGGCTCGGTGGAGCGTCCGTGGCTGCGGCGCAGCACGGCGTCCATCCGGGCGAGGAGCACGGCCAGGCTGTAGGGCTTCGTCACGTAGTCGTCGACGCCCGCCCGCAGCGCGCCGACGACGGCGCTCTCGCTCCGGCGGGCCGTCACGGCGACGATCGGCACGGCGGACCGCTCCCGGACCTGCTGGCACACCCAGAGCCCGTCGTGGTCGGGCAGCCCCATGTCGAGGAGGACGAGGTCGACGTCCACTCCGGGCTCCGTGAGGATCGCGACGGCCTCGCGACCGGTGGTCGTGTGCCGGACGCTCCAGCCGTGGCCCCGCAGCCCCTGCACGAGGGCGTCGGCCAGGCCGCGGTCGTCCTCGACGAGCAGTGCGCGCACCGCGACCTCCTCCGCCCCCCGGACCCCCTCCGGCCGCTCCGCTGCGGCCCCGGACAGCGGCCCAGCGTCGCACACGGCGGGGCGCCGGGGCACCCCGCCGTGGGGCGACGTCAGCGGCGCGCGGCCTGCGGGACGTCCGTG containing:
- a CDS encoding TAXI family TRAP transporter solute-binding subunit, whose translation is MARARSGGDLADVRGRLRIATGNPGAVFDRYGRALAAEVGRVMPGVASTIVGTGGSFGNLLAVVDGRAEVAFSLGDSAQQAIAGAAPGIEAVDLTALTRLYDSFLQVLVRADSAIDGLADLAGRRVTAGEADSGTRVVATRSLEASGVDVAAVDLVDLSLQDGVARLADGGVDALAFVSGFPIPALVALGRRVPLRALDVGAAVPELVDRWGPQYVVGPLPAGPYGLPAPVATVSVKTYLVALNALAEDLAHGFTSVVFDRQEALARAVPDVRQPTAAAGIFTQPVPLPPGVAALVPGAGPVGNVTRTRSPGSAASTRAWPPAS
- a CDS encoding aldo/keto reductase family protein; amino-acid sequence: MEFRHLGSSGLQISEITYGNWLTHGSQVENDVATACVHRALDLGITTFDTADVYANGKAETVLGEALKGQRRESLEIFTKVYWPVGPDPKGKNDTGLSRKHIRESIDGSLRRLGTDYVDLYQAHRYDSFTPLEETMSAFADVVHSGKAHYIGVSEWTAEQIRSAHDLATELRIPLVSSQPQYSMLWRIIEGEVVPTSAELGIGQIVWSPMAQGVLSGKYVPGQPLPEGSRATDQAGGAKMIQRFMADDTLAAVQDLKPIAEDLGLSMPALAIAWVLQNDNVSSAIVGASRPDQLDDSVKAAGVRLPEDALARIDAALDGVVTSDPALVAESTPKQRVV
- the fdhD gene encoding formate dehydrogenase accessory sulfurtransferase FdhD; protein product: MAGKRVKRVRARRVTPGEAAPARTREEHLAVEEPLEMRVGGSSYAVTMRTPGDDFDLVAGFLVGDGVVRSGTDLTALRYCAGIGPDGLQTYNVVDAAVSPAALEATRHRERHVDGTSACGICGVASIDAVETTSSHDLTADDTRISTDLLASLPEKLRAEQRDFDRTGGVHAAGLFRADGTSLVVREDVGRHNAVDKVVGWSLRTGLLPLRGTVLQVSGRASFELAQKAVMAGIPVLAAVSAPSSLAVDLARRSGLTLVGFSRGDRLTVYAGEERLVP
- a CDS encoding flavin-containing monooxygenase, giving the protein MDDPSPARPGSTGAVTPLRAVVIGAGFAGLAAALRLRDAGLDVVVLERADDVGGVWRDNTYPGAACDVPSALYSFSFDSNPGWRRFYSAQPDILAYLRDVADRRGIRELLRTRTTAVAAAYDDGTGRWTVALDSGEHLEADLVVPAVGQLSEPVVPDLPGLADFAGPAFHSATWRHDVDLTGKRVVVVGTGASAIQFVPRVADVAASVTVLQRSAPYVVPKPDGAYPAPVRALLVRSALARRVERRTVWHLSEWLNGALTGEIPGSRLPGALRRLWGWQLRRSVRDPGLRSRLEPTDPLGCKRLLFSNDWYAALDRPHVDVVTAGVAHVVPDGVVDDAGTHHPAEVVIWGTGFAATDFLRGLEVTGRDGRRLADHWVDGATAHLGVTVPGFPGLAIMYGPNTNLGGSSILGMLEPQADYVAQLAAGIAEARDRGALGLDVRPEAAATYDAEMQQRLASSVWAGCASWYRADGDGRITTNWPGTVAEYQRRLATLVPADFEEVKA
- a CDS encoding AraC family transcriptional regulator; translated protein: MFSPTVAHDWHFPRSATGIGVLLAWARTNGIDPAPLLVGTGLAPDDLDGAEGEVTADQELAVVRALLRRRPDDPPARLGAAIGSSYHLGSFGVFGFAMLASPTLLHAVELATRYIDLSFTFAIPRAELEGDAATGTVRVHVDGATLPPDVRPLLVARDARAIGTALRELLPDLPLELRLEPADAPRRAVVSFLAAHLARPLPQGNPQTAAACEQLCAELVERRRSRRGLAQQVRVLAAQEVAGGASAGVVARRLGLSERTLRRRLAAEGTSYSELLDEVRSGLAVGLLATDLSLDEVALRLGYAEASSFIHAHRRWTGRTPRQVAQAD
- a CDS encoding response regulator transcription factor encodes the protein MRALLVEDDRGLADALVQGLRGHGWSVRHTTTGREAVAILTEPGVDVDLVLLDMGLPDHDGLWVCQQVRERSAVPIVAVTARRSESAVVGALRAGVDDYVTKPYSLAVLLARMDAVLRRSHGRSTEPPAADPGFVHDRTAREVHLPDGAVVPLTAKESELLAALARTPGEPVSRAALMEEVWDTTWVGASRTLDVHVAALRAKLAEGARIETVRGVGYRLVRPAPGDAPGDAPGTGP
- a CDS encoding acetoacetate decarboxylase family protein, which gives rise to MSAGYPPQPWDLTGRGWITAWSLRGPLPGLPDGVRPVGRLALTMFVDYRPPGQLAYAELLAGVVVRQGRRVGLAITDIWVDSPASRDGGRELWGVPKELAVFRIDDGSSTELRADLDGVTLAEARFRAGRAPGVPLPLRLPAAIAQSLPLAARGTVALPDARTVWTPVAATARSVRPARATWSSPAGGPLGWLAGARPRGSVVVDGFAMRFGR
- a CDS encoding FAD-dependent oxidoreductase; translated protein: MSDGHYDVLVIGSGFGGSVTALRLTEKGYRVGVLEAGRRFADDELAATSWRVRDYVFAPRLGLSGIQRMDLLGDVLVLSGAGVGGGSLVYANTLYEPPAAFYEDPSWAGITDWRDELRASYDQARRMLGVTTYPRRTPSDEVMREAAAALGVEDSFVPTPVGVLRGEDHGVGPGEDLPDPFFGGAGPARTTCTDCGSCMTGCRVGAKNTLVKNYLHLAEQAGAEVHALTTVTDVRPLPTGGYVVATRPSGGVRTGRVFTADQVVFSAAALGTQKLLHRLRASGSLPHVSPRLGELSRTNSEAILGVRAKRSGRAGTTDFSEGVAITSSIHLDESTHVEPVRYGPGSNAMALLMATLADPEEGVLRWRVGLRQMWRNRRSLLAFHDPRHWSERTIVLLVMQSLDNSLTTGLRRRRLGRGPGRRLTARPGTGEPNPIWIPQGHALARQIAEQVDGEPAGAWNDLVDVPTTGHFIGGCRMGADAEEGVIDPYHRVHGHPGLHVIDGAAVCANLGVNPSLSITALAERAVSLWPNRGEADPRPALGAPYRRVDPVAPRRPVVPAGAPAALRLGPTRRAEPSHAAETV
- a CDS encoding response regulator; this translates as MSDGTSPRVLVVDDEPALARALAINLRAHGWEVVTAADGRGALEAAASTHPDVVLLDLGLPDLDGTEVIAGLRGWTSVPIVVLSARQHGEDKVEALDLGADDYVTKPFAMNELLARLRAAVRRGAGPAAAPDPVVEVGDLAIDLARKKVARGGVDVRLTPTEWGFLEVLARNVGRLVTREQVLREVWGPGYEHETHYLRVYAAQLRGKLEADPAHPRHLVTSAGLGYTLEP